A region from the Mesorhizobium sp. J8 genome encodes:
- a CDS encoding autotransporter assembly complex protein TamA translates to MPALETQMSGGFAPGRGLPRALLFALVCATALAGEVRQAAAFEIFGIKLWGSSKDEDADVVDPLRYSVTINAPDADKDLVKRLENASALKNDEDHPVSGSLGLMAKARGDREQLVAALYADARYEGVVSITIEGKSIDELPPDAEFKGPQPVPVVITVAPGAKFTLGNIRLKGDAAGLAAADFGLIAGGDAGSGAVLKAEALIVRALKEEGRPLAKVTDREIVAEHASSTLDVTLTVAAGPVAGYGDTTVEGTEKVDRDFTEYMTGLKRGQQYSPQEIDDARDRLLGLEVFNSVTIKEADSLDANGNIPIGVQVSERKPRFFGVGGTFSNTEGLGLEGYWGHRNLFGQAEKLRIDGSISGIGSNSLSALNYNAGVMFEKPGVLGPTSKFFTGVKTVFEHPDAYDHFSVKGDVGVSYDLDKQQRVSAEFDLDYSRITDAFGKHTYLIASVPLQYVYDSRDNKLNPTRGLRFLAYAEPSYDILNGATFLKLKGEGYTYQSLDTASRFVLAERATLGSIVGTGLQNVPADRRFYSGGGGSVRGYSYQGIGPKDIDGQPIGGLSFFETSVEMRIGVTDTIGIVPFVDAGTVSTKSFPDFSDVKAGAGVGLRYITPFGPLRIDAAVPLNRDPGDPHFGIYAGIGQAF, encoded by the coding sequence ATGCCGGCGCTTGAAACGCAGATGTCAGGAGGGTTCGCGCCAGGGCGCGGGCTTCCGCGCGCCCTGCTTTTCGCGCTCGTCTGCGCGACCGCACTGGCCGGAGAGGTGAGGCAGGCGGCGGCTTTCGAGATCTTCGGCATCAAGCTTTGGGGCTCGTCCAAGGACGAGGATGCCGACGTCGTCGATCCGCTGCGCTATTCGGTGACGATCAATGCGCCTGACGCCGACAAGGATCTGGTCAAGAGGCTCGAAAATGCCTCGGCGCTGAAGAATGACGAGGACCATCCGGTGTCGGGATCGCTCGGCCTGATGGCCAAGGCGCGTGGCGACCGCGAACAACTGGTCGCCGCCCTCTACGCCGATGCCCGCTACGAGGGCGTGGTCAGCATCACGATCGAGGGAAAGTCGATCGACGAATTGCCGCCGGATGCCGAATTCAAGGGGCCGCAGCCCGTTCCGGTGGTCATTACGGTTGCTCCCGGGGCGAAGTTCACGCTTGGCAACATCCGGCTGAAGGGCGATGCGGCGGGATTGGCGGCGGCCGATTTCGGCCTGATCGCCGGCGGCGATGCCGGCTCCGGCGCGGTGCTCAAGGCCGAAGCGCTGATCGTGCGGGCGCTGAAGGAAGAGGGCAGGCCGCTCGCCAAGGTGACGGATCGCGAGATCGTCGCCGAGCATGCCAGCTCGACGCTGGACGTGACGCTGACGGTGGCCGCCGGCCCGGTCGCCGGTTATGGCGACACGACGGTCGAGGGCACGGAAAAGGTCGATCGCGACTTCACCGAATATATGACCGGGCTGAAGCGGGGCCAGCAATATTCGCCGCAGGAAATCGACGACGCCCGCGACCGGCTGCTCGGCCTCGAGGTCTTCAACAGCGTGACCATCAAGGAAGCCGACAGCCTCGACGCCAACGGCAACATCCCGATCGGGGTCCAGGTCAGCGAGCGCAAGCCGCGCTTCTTTGGCGTCGGCGGCACCTTCTCGAACACGGAGGGCCTGGGGCTGGAAGGTTATTGGGGACACCGCAACCTGTTCGGCCAGGCCGAGAAGCTGCGCATCGACGGATCCATCAGCGGCATCGGCAGCAACAGCCTTTCCGCCCTCAACTACAATGCCGGCGTCATGTTCGAGAAGCCGGGCGTGCTCGGGCCGACATCGAAATTCTTCACCGGCGTAAAGACGGTGTTCGAACACCCCGACGCCTACGACCATTTCTCGGTCAAGGGCGACGTGGGCGTTTCCTACGACCTCGACAAGCAGCAGCGGGTGTCGGCCGAATTCGACCTCGATTATTCGCGGATCACCGACGCTTTCGGCAAGCACACCTACCTGATCGCCAGCGTGCCGCTGCAATATGTCTATGACAGCCGCGACAACAAGCTGAACCCGACCAGGGGGCTCCGCTTCCTCGCCTATGCCGAGCCGAGCTACGACATATTGAACGGCGCGACCTTCCTGAAGCTGAAGGGCGAGGGCTACACCTATCAGTCGCTCGACACGGCAAGCCGGTTCGTGCTCGCCGAACGCGCGACGCTGGGCTCGATCGTCGGCACCGGCCTGCAGAACGTGCCGGCCGACCGGCGCTTCTATTCCGGCGGCGGCGGCTCGGTGCGCGGCTATTCCTACCAGGGCATCGGCCCCAAGGATATTGACGGCCAGCCGATCGGCGGCCTCTCCTTCTTCGAAACCTCCGTCGAGATGCGCATCGGCGTCACCGACACGATCGGCATCGTGCCGTTCGTCGACGCCGGCACGGTCTCGACCAAATCCTTCCCCGATTTCTCGGATGTGAAGGCCGGCGCCGGCGTCGGCCTGCGCTACATCACGCCGTTCGGTCCGCTGCGCATTGACGCGGCCGTGCCGCTCAACCGCGATCCGGGCGATCCGCATTTCGGCATCTATGCCGGCATCGGCCAGGCGTTCTGA